A window of the Desulfovibrio sp. genome harbors these coding sequences:
- a CDS encoding type II toxin-antitoxin system Phd/YefM family antitoxin gives MQTIYANKTVSVTELKRNFSSVLSQASDDPVAVLNHNRPEAYLLSASHYEQLLERLEDLEDARLVQERSDGPFVEVDINEL, from the coding sequence ATGCAAACCATTTATGCGAACAAGACGGTGAGCGTCACAGAGCTTAAACGAAATTTCAGCTCGGTCCTGAGCCAGGCATCGGATGATCCTGTGGCGGTACTCAACCACAACAGGCCGGAGGCCTATCTGCTCTCCGCTTCGCATTACGAGCAACTTCTTGAGCGCCTGGAGGATCTTGAGGACGCACGGTTGGTCCAGGAGCGCTCGGACGGACCTTTCGTGGAAGTGGACATCAATGAGCTATAA